Genomic DNA from Halobaculum sp. CBA1158:
CTTCGGTGGTGGTAGACATGCGGTTGGTCTGACGGTGTGTCGGTATATAGCACGCCCTCGGTCCTCACGGCTCCGACAAGACGGCGGTAGGTTCATATACCGGAAGAGATTGCCGCCGTCCTCACGGCTCTCGACGCCCCTCGCGCTTCCTCACGCCTCCCCCACACCTCCCTACGCGTCCCCCGACACCCACGCGTTCACGCGAAATCCATCGGAACGAACCAGATCGTGTACCGGGTCGAACGCGACCGTGTACCGGAACGAACCAGATCGTGTACCGGGAGGGACGCGATCGTGTCGGTGTATCGATGTCTCTTTCCGGAGTATTATGTGAGCCATTCGCATTCGTCCTGGTATGACGTTCGATCCGGAGCGAGTCTCGACGGTGACGTTCGACTCGTACAGCACGCTCGTGGACGTTGACGCCGCCGAGAAGGCGCTCGCGGAACGGGTGGAGGATCCCGAGCCGGTGTCGAAGCTCTGGCGCGCCCGCTCGCTCGAGTACACGTTCGTTTCGAACGCTATCGACGCCTACCAGCCGTTCTACGAGATGAACCGGGACGCCCTCCAGTACGCGCTCGACGCCCACGGCGTCGACATCTCGACGGACGCCCGCGACGAGATCCTCGCGGTGTATCACGAACTCGACGTGTTCGCGGACGTGCGCGACGGGATCGAACGGCTCCGCGACGGCGGCTACGACTGCTACGTCGTGTCGAACGGCAACCCCGAGATGCTCGACTCGATGGTCGAACACGCCGACATCGGCGACATCCTCACGGACACGATCAGCGCCGACGAGGTGGAGACGTTCAAGCCCGACGCCGAGATCTACCGACACGCCGCCGCGCGGACCGGGACGCCGATAGACGAGATCGTTCACGTCACCGCCGGCTGGTTCGACGTGATGGGCGCGCAACACGCCGGGATGCAGGCGGCGTGGGTCGACCGGAAGGCGAGCCCCTGGGAGCCGTTCGGGCCCGAGCCCGACGTGACGATCGAGACGTTCTACGAACTCGCGGAGGCCCTCGGCGTCTGAGCGAAACGCGATCGACTCGTCGCTCGAATCCGGACCACGACAACGACACACGAGAACCCATGAACGTCAGACGAGTCATTCCGAAAGACGCGATACCCAGCGTCGAGGACCCCTCCTTCGGCGAGACGTACAACGGCGACGACGGCGACCGCGTCGTCGTGATCGAGGGCGACGACCGCCCGCGGGCGTACCCGATCCGATACCTCCAGTTCCACGAGATCGTGAACGACGTGGTCGGCGGCGATCCCGTCGCGGTCACCTGGTGTCCGCTGTGCGGAAGCGCGATCGTCTACGATCGCACCCACGACGACACGGTACTGGAGTTCGGCGTCTCGGGCAAGCTCGCGGACGACGACCTCGTGATGTACGACCGCGGGACCGAAAGCGAGTGGAAACAGTCGAGCGGCCGCTGCATCGACGGCCCGCTGTCCGGCGCGGAGCTCGCGGTCCGACCCGCGTCCGTCACCACCTGGGCGACGTTCCGGGAGTCGTATCCGGAGGGAGTCGTCCTCCGACCCCCCGGCGGAACCAGCGAGGCGGCGGGCGAGGACGCCACTCCCCGAGAGATAGACTACGACGGGACGCCCTACGCGTCGTACTTCGAGGGCGACGGCTACGGCCTGAACGCGCACGTGGGCGAGGGCGACCAGCGGGAGTGGAACCGGACGGACCTCGACCCCAAGACTGCGGTCCTCGGGATCGAGGTCGGGGACGACGCGCTCGGCGTTCCGCTCCCGACCGTGCGCGAGGCCGGCGGCGTCGTCACCGCGAGCGTCGGCCGCCGGGACGTGGTCGTCGTCGCGACCGACGACGACGGGATCCACGGGTACGTCGACCCCGGGTTCGAACTGGTGCTCGACGCCGACGAGGGAACCATCCGGGGCGACGGGACGACGTGGGAGCCAGCGACGGGGCGCGGTGACGACGGTCGCCGACTGGAGCGCGTGCCGACCCGCCGGCTGTTCGCGTTCGCGTGGCGCGACGATCACGGCCCGGACGCGTTTCTGGATCCGTGAGGAGCGCGCCGGCTCGCAGCGCCTGCCTCAGCGACCCCGTCGGTAGGAGTCGACGCGATACCGGAAAATCGGCCCAGAGTCGCCGTCAGAACGTGATGACTTCGTAGCCGTCGGCGACGAGATTCCGGACGCTGGGGTGGCCGTCGTTGTCGTCGACCGTGACCACGCCGGAGTCCGCGACGGCGTCCGCGACGCCGAACGCGCCCGAGCAGTAGTCGCAGACGGCCGCGTCGTCGCGGACCGACTGATAGAGGTCGTGGTAGTCGTGGTCCTCGTCCTCGAGTTCGGGTACCCACGTCGTCCCCGCGCCGTCGAAGATCAGTTCGAGTTCGTCCTCGTCGTTCTCGGCGAACTCCTTCGCCGCCTCGAGTCCGTTCACGACGCGCCCGAGGTTCTCGTGTCCGTCCGTGTCCGCCAGAATGATGATCGCTGCTTTCGTCATTACGTCTCACCGTACAGCGGTCAGGAATATAGTGGATGCGTGGACGTGCGCGGTCGCCGCGACCGCGGCACGGGCTTATATACCGCATTGGAGACCGGTCGGATCGGCCGGCGCAGGGGGTCCGTTACGACTGTCGGAGACGGACGACCACGGAGCCGCGGGCGCTACGAGCGGTCGGTGTCGCCCCGGCTGAACTGTCCGGAGAAGCCGCGCTGGACGACCTCCGAGAGCGCCGGGTGGACGTGGACGGACTCGCGGATGTCGCGGACGGTTCCGGACCCGGATCGCATCGCGACGACGACCTCCTGGATCAGGTTCGACGCCTCCGGGCCGACGATGTGACAGCCGAGGATCTCCCCCTCGAGCGAGATGATGGCCTTGAGGAAGCCGTCGGCCTTCATCGCGCTCCCGCGGGCGGTCTGGTCGTACCGGTACGTGCGGGTGGCGTACTCGCGGTCGGTCCCCCGCAGGTCGTCCTCGGTCGCGCCCACGCCCGCGACCTCGGGCGACGCGAACACGGCGAACGGCATCGCCGTGTAGTCGACCGGTTCGAGGTCGTCGCCGAGGAGGTTCCTTGCGACGGCCTGTGCCTCGTGGTTCGCGCTGTGCTTCAGGAGGTACTCGCCGACGATGTCGCCCAGCGCCCACACCCCCTCGGCGTCGGTTCGGAGGTACTCGTCGGTCTCGACGAACCCCGCGTCGTCGGTCTCGACGGCCGTCGCATCGAGGTTCAGCGTGTCCGTGTTGGGCGTCCGTCCGGCGGCGACGAGGAGTTCGTCGCCGGTCACCGACACCGCCTCCCCGTCGTCGACTTCGCCGGCGTCCTCCCCGTACTCGTACGGCCTCGCCTCGACCGTCACCTCGCCGTCGGACTCCGAGACCGCCGTCGCGGCGTGTCCCGTGTGGACGGTTATCCGGTCGGCGTAGCGCTCGGTGAACGCCTCCGCGACCTCGGGGTCCGCGTCGGGGAGGAGCGTCGGCCGACGGCCGACGATCGTCACCTCGCTCCCGAACGTCTCGAAGAAGTGGCCGAGTTCGGCCGCGATGTACCCCCCGCCGACGACGACGAGGTGCTCCGGCGGCGTCTCCAGTCGCAGCGCCTCCGTGCTGGTCAGGTATTCCACGTCGTCGATCCCGTCGATCGGCGGGACCGACGGTCGAGTCCCCGCCGCGATGAGGACCGTGTCCGCTGAGACCCGCGTGCCGTCGTCGTCGCCGCCGACGATCTCGACGGTGCGGTCGTCGACGAACCGACCCTCGCCCTCGTAGAGGTCGTGTCTCGGCGACGACCGGAGTCCGTCCCGGATCGATTCCGAGTCCCCTTCGACCTCCGCGGTGACCTCCTCGACGATCGCCGAGAAGTCCGCGTCGTCGACGGTCGCGTCGATGTGGAACTCGCCGGCGCGCTCGATCGTCTCGAGTATCTCCGCGTGGTACAGCAGCATCTTCGACGGGATACAGCCGCGGTTGAGGCAGGTCCCGCCGAGGGGACCCTTCTCGACCACCGCGACCGACTGGCCCTGGTTCGCGGCGGCGTTCGCGACGTCGAGTCCGGATCCCGACCCGATGACGAGGAAGTCGACTTCGTCCATACCTCCGCAGTCGGCGAGCGGGTACAACAATCACCGGTCGGTGTGTCCGGCGGTCGCCAGGCCGATCCGGTCCGGCGGCTCGGGGCCGCCGACGGACCTCGGAGGGTCGGTCGATCCCGCACACACCCGCGGGGCGTTTATTATCGCCGTCGGAGAGGATCCGCCCGTGTCAACGTTCGTCATCGTCGGAGGCGACGCCGCCGGGATGTCCGCCGCGAGTAAGGCCAAACGTGACGACCCGGACCTCGACGTGGTCGTCTTCGAGCGGGGTGAGTGGGTCTCCTACGGCGCGTGCGGGCTTCCGTACTACGTCAAAGGCGAGATACAGTCGCTGCAGGACCTCGTGTCGGTGACGCCCGAGGAGTTCCGCGAGGAACGCGACATCGACCTCCGGACGGGTCACGACGTCGTCGGCATCGACCCCGACGACCGGACGGTCACCGCGCGCCACGAGGGGGGAACGCTCACGCAGTCGTACGACAGCCTCCTCGTCGCGACGGGGGCGCGGGCGGTCGAACCGCCGATCGACGGGATCGACCGCGAGGGCGTCTACACCCTGGGATCGATGGCTGACGGCAAGGAGCTCCGAGAGTACGTCGCACGGGCGCGCTCGGAGGGCGACCTCCAGCAGCCCGACAGCGGCCCCGCCTGCCAGTTCCTCGAGACGTGTCGCGGGCCGGTCGGGATCGTCGGCGGCGGCTACATCGGCGTCGAGATGGCCGAGGCCCTCGCCGCCAACGACTTCGAGGTCCACCTCTTCCAGCGGGGCGACCGGATCTTGAAGCAGTTCAGCGAGGCCACGAGCGAGGCGGTTCGCGAGCACCTCGCCAAGCAGGACGTGGCCGTTTACCTCGGCGCGGCGGTCAACGAACTCGCCGGCGGCGACGCCGTCGAGGCGGTTCTCACCGACGAGGAGCGCGTGCCCGTCGAGATGGTCCTCGTCGGGACGGGCGTCCGTCCGCGGACGGAACTGGCCGAGGACGCGGGGATCGAACTCGGCGAGACGGGCGCGATAGCGACCGACGCCTACCGGGAGACGAACGTCTCCGACGTGTACGCCGCCGGCGACTGCGCGGAGGCCGAACACGTCGTCACCGGCGAGCCGGTGTACGTCCCCCTCGCGCTGACGGCGAACCGGCACGGGCGGGCGATCGGGCAGACGGTCGCCGGAACGCCGACCGAGGGCGGCGGCGTCGCCGGAACGGCCGCGGTCAAGGCCTTCGAGTTGGAGGCCGCCCGGACCGGCGTCCTCGACCACGAGGAGGCGCGCGCTGCGGGGTTCGATCCGATGACCGAGACCATCTCCGCGAAGTCGCGGGCGGGCTACTACCCCGAGGGCGGAACGGTCAACGTGACGCTGACGGTCGATCGGCCGTCGGGTCGAATGCTCGGGGGCAGCCTCGTCTCGGAGTACGGTGAGGGAGCGGTCCACCGAAGCCACGCGCTCGTCGGCGCTGTGACCGAGGGGGTCGCCGTCGGCGACCTCGCGAACTACGACCTCGCGTACGCGCCGCCGTTCAACACGACGTGGGACCCCGTGCTCACGGCCGCGAAGGTGGTCGAGGGAAAGCGCTGACGCTCTCGATCGCCTCTCGAACGAACGGGCGACCCGTCTCCGTGGTGTTCGGACGCGACAGGGATGTCCCGAGCCGAGCGACCTCCGTCGTCGCCTCCCGATCAGTCGCTCACGCGCCGGACCTGCACCGAAATGCCCGCGGCGGCCGCCAGCAACACGGCGAGGTTGAACGCCGCGTGAAACAGCGAGCGGTACTCGGCGACGACCCACTCGTTGATCGTCCGCGACACCGCGCCGTAGAACTGGATCCCCGCGACGAGCGCGAGGATCACGAGCGCCGCGAGCGCCAGGTAGTTGACGTAGCGAGCGAAGTCGCGACCCGTCGAGCCGTCGGCGGCGTCGCTTGCGGCGTCGCCGTCGGTCGTGCCGCCGTCGCCCGCGGGGTCGCCCTCGGCGGACTCACCGCCGCCGACGGGCCCCTCCCCCGCGGTCGCTTCGCTCGCGCTCGATGCCTCGTCGCTCGTGGACACGTCGCCGTGTTCGGTGTCGTCGTGTTCGCTCATGACTGGATCCGCCTCCGTGCCAGCAGGGCCGCGCCGACGACGGCGACGGCCGCGACGACCGGGCCGAAGCCGGGGTTCGCCGTGGAGGTCCGCGTCGCCTCGTCGGCGGGCGGGGGGGTGTCGCGACCGTCGTCGCCGCCCTCGAAGTCGCCGACCTCGAACTCCACGTCGCGGGTGGTCTCGTCGGCGTCGATCGTCTCGGTCGGGTCGAGGTTCGCGACCGACCGCGCGGTGTCGACGAGCCGACCGTCGCGGTAGAGCGCGGCGTCGACGTAGTAGTTGTACGCCGACGGGACCGTCAGCTCGGTCGTCGCGTCCGCGGTCTCGCCGGCACCGATACCCGTCACCGTGGTCGACTCCCGGTCGGCGACGAGGTTCGAGTCGGCCTGTCTGAGGACGACCTCGACGCGGAGGTCGCCGCTCTCGACCGTTCCGTCGTTCGTCAGCGAGGCCGCGACCGCCAGCGTCGTCCGGTTGGCCGCCTCGTCGACGTCCGCGACCGACACCGACAGCGCCGGCACCGCCTCGCTGCGGGTGAACGTCACGTCCCGGCCCAGCGCGTCGAGCCCCGAGACGGAGCGACGGTCGCCGTCGACCGCGCGGCCGTCGCGAAACAGCGTCGTCTCGATGGTGTATCCGCCCTCTCGTGGCACCCGGAGTGTCGCGTTGACGGGGACGCTCCGGTCGCCCGTGAGTTCCTCCAACTCGACCGTCCGCTCGGTCGCGAGCAGGCCGGACTCCGCGTCGTACGCGCGGACCCGGACGGAGACGTTGTCGGTCGGGTTGCCGCCGTGGCCGATCCTGGTCGTGAGCCGGAGCTCCGCCGTGCCGCCGTCGACCTCGCCGGCCGCGATCGCCGGCGGTTCGGCGATCGTGACGGGACCGGGGCGGACCGGGTCGTCCGTCGACGGGTCCGCGAGGACGCCGGGGACGACCGCCACCCCGAGGAGGGCGACGAGCAGGACGGCGACCGCACCGGCGGTCAGCCGTCGTTCTCGTGACATGCTCTCGCAACTGCACAGGGACTCGGTATACGCTTTGTGCCCGCTCGGGGAGCGGTGTTCAGATACGGATCGAAACGCGAGGCGGTGCAGTTTTAAGATGATCTGTACCCGAAAACGACCGTCTAAGCGGCTGGTTAGAAGAGACTCCTTCCCGCAGATCTCCGCGACGCACGATTCGAACGACGAAGAGCTGGGACTCTCGGCCTACCCCGCGACATCGACGATGCACATTCCACGACTCGCATCCGACCTCGACTGTCCGGAGCGGATCCAACGTCGAGCGCGAACTCTTGCCGAAGCGGACGGGGAGACCGGCGTGACGACCGGCGTCCATCCCGCCGGCTTCGCTGCCGTCTGTCTCTGCGAGGCCGGACCGGAGGTGGATCGGCGGGTGACATAGTGGGGGCCGCTGCCGTGGCGAGCGTTACGCTATCGAGTATCCGGGCGCATCACGAGACGGCAGCGGAACTGGTAGCCTGACACCACACCGGCACGACAACTGGCATCAGATAATTTTCTCAGAAAACTATTAGTTCCTCATCCGTGTAGCACACAGTATGACCGAGACGGGGGAGGACATCAACGATCAGGTCAAGGCGGACTGGAAAGCCGATACTACGCCGTTCGAGCGTGTGTACGAAATCGTCGAACAGACACACGACGGGCAGTCGGCCGCTGCAATCGCCGACCGCGCCCTCGTGAGCGAGCCGACGGCGCGTCGCTACTGCAAGACCCTCGTGAACACCGGCTTCGCCGAGACGGAACAAGACGGCCAAACGACGCTGTACAAGCGCAACAGCGACCGAGTGTTGATGTCCCGGATCCGCGAGCTGCGTGCGGAAGTCGATCGGGCGGAGTTGCTCGACAGCATCCAGGACATGAAGGCCGACATCCGGCGTTACGAGGACTGCTACGACGTGGTGTCACCGGAGGAACTCGCCCAGCAACTCGACGCCGACGAGACGGACGGCTGGGACGATCTCACCGCGTGGCGGACAACGCGGCAGAATCTCGCGGTTGCCCAGGCCGCGCTCGCCTACGACGAGGCCAGCCACCAGCTCGCGGTATGAGCGACGACGACCGGGCCGGCGAGTTCGGGCCGATCTATCTGCCGGCACTCCAGCGGATTCGTGATCTGTGGCTCGAACTCGAGCCCCTCGTCGACGCAACGGGGTACGACGACGTCGTCGCCCCCACGGAACTGCAGATCAGTCTCACCGACGGACTCGGCGACGCCGAGAGCGCTCGGCTCGATATCCAATGGAGCGAACTAGGGATGTATTCGTTTCACTACGCCGATAGCGACGACGTCAATTGGCGATTCGATCGCCATCCGAACACACACTCGCCCGAGATCCATTTCCACCCGCCGCCCGAGGCCACGACGACGGACGCCGAGCCGTCCTGTATCGACGTGACCGAGGTCTCGCTTGTGACGCGTGCAGTTCATACAATGTGGCGGGCAGCGTACGAGACTGCTGCAGTCGATCGGCTGAATACTGCGTCAAACCCACCGTGAGGATGCCGACCGACCGCGACCACCCCTCCCAAGGTGCTGCGTGTACTCGCCGACTGTTTCACTATTCTCTACGAATCCCCTTCTCGCCAGCCAGTTACCGTACGTCCGAACTGGATGCCCGGGAAAGCAGGAAGACGGCTATTCCACCCAATACCAGATCGAGGGCGGCCAGGATAGCCACACCGGGAACCACACCGTCGAGGGGGGCCGCCGACCAGGATACTTCGATGACCGTCATCACGTCCCGGTCGACCATCAGCGAGCGCGCCGCATCGACGCCGTACGTGACGGGGTTGACCCGAGCGAACATTTGAATCCACCTGGGGAGTGCCGCAAGCGGGAGAAATGCACTCGACAGGAACAGTAGTGGGAACTGCAGCAGGTTCGCACCGATGATCGTCGATTCCTGATCCCGCGTGAGAATTGCCAGCTCGTTCGCTGTCGCATGGAATCAGCTCATCTGGACACTACGGCCCGGGGAGCGGGGAGCACCCTCTGGGGGCGGATATGCCGGGAGAGTTACCACTCAGGGGGTTCTCATGGGGGTCATGCTGTACGTCCTGGCGACGAACTCGGCCGAACGGAGCGAGGTGCTGTGCGACTACCTGGAGCCCCGACTCGACGCGTCCGACGCGGTGCACGCGGTCAACTCCCACCGCGGCGGCGACCGAACCACGCAGGGGGAACTCGACCGCGGCGAGGAGGCGCTCGCGGTCGTCGAGACGCGGCTCTCGCGGGTCACCGACGTGGAGACGCACCAACTCGTCCGCGGTAACTCCCCCGCGGAGGACGTGATCGGCTTCGTCGAGCGTCACGACGCCGACGAGATCGTCATGGGCGTTCGCAAGCGCTCGACCACGGGCAAGGTGCTGTTCGGCAGCGTCGCGCAGGACATCTTCATGCAGTCGCCGGTGCCGATGCGGGTCGTCCCCGTCGACGACCGCCGGTAGTCACGCCGGGCCGGGACGCGGGAGGCGACGCGGTCCCGCGCCCCCGCAGGGGTGTGACTCGGTCCCACGCCGCCGGACCATTGAATACCGTCGTGTGAACAGGATGAACTATGCCTGGCCCCGTGTTCCGCAGCGGCGAGGCGGTCGAGTTGCGAACGGTCGAGGACGAGGACGCCGGCTTCCTGGCCGAGTTGGTTAACGACCCGCAGGTCCGCGCGGGGACCGCGATGGCGACCCCGGTTAGCGAGGCGGACGAACGCGAGTGGATCGACGCCGTCGGCGACGACGGCGGGGTGCACCTGCTCGCGTGCGTCGACGGCGACCCGGTCGGGATCGTCGGCCTGAACGCGCCGAACGAGACGTGGGGGGTGGCGGAGCTCGGCTATCAGTTCGCGCCCGACGCCTGGGGGAACGGCTACGCGACCGACGCCGCCAGCGAGCTGTGTGCCCACGCGTTCGCGGAGCGACGCCTCCACAAGGTGTCCGCGAAGGTGTACGAGACGAACCCCGCCTCCGCCCGGGTGCTCGAGAAGGTCGGGTTCGTCGAGGAGGGACGCCACCGCCGGGAGGCGTTCGTCGACGGCGAGCACGTCGACGTCAGGCGGTTCGGCCTGCTCGCCGACGAGTGGTCCGGCGGCGCATCGGACGACTGACGCGGTCGCCGCCGGCTACTCGAGCAGCTCTTCGGCCAGCAGCGGCACGAACGTCCCCACGTCGGTCACCATCCCGACCGCTTGGGCGGAGCCGCGGTCGAGCAGTTGGGTGACGGTGGCGGGGTTGATGTCGACGCAGACTGTGCGCGTCGTCGACGGGAGGCAGTTGCCCACCGCCACCGAGTGCAGCAGCGACGAGAGCATGAGAACCAGGTCCGCCTCCCTGGCCTGCTCGCGGATGGCGTGTTGCGCCTCCACGGCGTCGGTGATGGTGTCCGGAAGCGGACCGTCGTCGCGGATGGACCCCGCGAGCACGAAGTCGCGGTCGTTGCTGACGCACTCGTACATGACGCCCTCGGTGACCAGTCCCTCCTCGACGGCCGCCTCGATGCCGCCGGCGCGGATCACCTCGCTGATGGTGTAGATGTGGTGTTTGTGTCCCTTTCGGGGGTGCTCCATCGTCTCCACGTCCATCCCGAGGCTCGTGCCGTACCGCGACCGTTCCATGTCGTGGACGGCGAAGCCGTTGCCCGCGGAGATGGCGTCGACATACCCCTCGCGGACGAGCCGCGCGAGCCCCGGGCCGCCGCCGGCGTGGATCACCGCCGGCCCGGCGACGCACAGCACGCGCCCGCCCTGCGCTTTCGTCTCGGCGATCGCCTCGGCGATGTCGCGGATGAGCGACTTCGAGGGGCGCTCGGCGGAGACCCCGCCCTGCATGAATCCGAACGGCCCCGAGGAGTCGCGGGGTCGCTCCGGGGGTTTCACCCGGATTCCGGCGTCGCCGGTGACGACGAGGTCGCCCGCCTCGATGCCGTTGAGCACCTTCGTTTCGGCGCGCACGTCCGGCTC
This window encodes:
- a CDS encoding haloacid dehalogenase type II gives rise to the protein MTFDPERVSTVTFDSYSTLVDVDAAEKALAERVEDPEPVSKLWRARSLEYTFVSNAIDAYQPFYEMNRDALQYALDAHGVDISTDARDEILAVYHELDVFADVRDGIERLRDGGYDCYVVSNGNPEMLDSMVEHADIGDILTDTISADEVETFKPDAEIYRHAAARTGTPIDEIVHVTAGWFDVMGAQHAGMQAAWVDRKASPWEPFGPEPDVTIETFYELAEALGV
- a CDS encoding DUF3179 domain-containing protein, which gives rise to MNVRRVIPKDAIPSVEDPSFGETYNGDDGDRVVVIEGDDRPRAYPIRYLQFHEIVNDVVGGDPVAVTWCPLCGSAIVYDRTHDDTVLEFGVSGKLADDDLVMYDRGTESEWKQSSGRCIDGPLSGAELAVRPASVTTWATFRESYPEGVVLRPPGGTSEAAGEDATPREIDYDGTPYASYFEGDGYGLNAHVGEGDQREWNRTDLDPKTAVLGIEVGDDALGVPLPTVREAGGVVTASVGRRDVVVVATDDDGIHGYVDPGFELVLDADEGTIRGDGTTWEPATGRGDDGRRLERVPTRRLFAFAWRDDHGPDAFLDP
- a CDS encoding dihydrolipoyl dehydrogenase; protein product: MDEVDFLVIGSGSGLDVANAAANQGQSVAVVEKGPLGGTCLNRGCIPSKMLLYHAEILETIERAGEFHIDATVDDADFSAIVEEVTAEVEGDSESIRDGLRSSPRHDLYEGEGRFVDDRTVEIVGGDDDGTRVSADTVLIAAGTRPSVPPIDGIDDVEYLTSTEALRLETPPEHLVVVGGGYIAAELGHFFETFGSEVTIVGRRPTLLPDADPEVAEAFTERYADRITVHTGHAATAVSESDGEVTVEARPYEYGEDAGEVDDGEAVSVTGDELLVAAGRTPNTDTLNLDATAVETDDAGFVETDEYLRTDAEGVWALGDIVGEYLLKHSANHEAQAVARNLLGDDLEPVDYTAMPFAVFASPEVAGVGATEDDLRGTDREYATRTYRYDQTARGSAMKADGFLKAIISLEGEILGCHIVGPEASNLIQEVVVAMRSGSGTVRDIRESVHVHPALSEVVQRGFSGQFSRGDTDRS
- a CDS encoding FAD-dependent oxidoreductase; translated protein: MSTFVIVGGDAAGMSAASKAKRDDPDLDVVVFERGEWVSYGACGLPYYVKGEIQSLQDLVSVTPEEFREERDIDLRTGHDVVGIDPDDRTVTARHEGGTLTQSYDSLLVATGARAVEPPIDGIDREGVYTLGSMADGKELREYVARARSEGDLQQPDSGPACQFLETCRGPVGIVGGGYIGVEMAEALAANDFEVHLFQRGDRILKQFSEATSEAVREHLAKQDVAVYLGAAVNELAGGDAVEAVLTDEERVPVEMVLVGTGVRPRTELAEDAGIELGETGAIATDAYRETNVSDVYAAGDCAEAEHVVTGEPVYVPLALTANRHGRAIGQTVAGTPTEGGGVAGTAAVKAFELEAARTGVLDHEEARAAGFDPMTETISAKSRAGYYPEGGTVNVTLTVDRPSGRMLGGSLVSEYGEGAVHRSHALVGAVTEGVAVGDLANYDLAYAPPFNTTWDPVLTAAKVVEGKR
- a CDS encoding CARDB domain-containing protein, whose amino-acid sequence is MSRERRLTAGAVAVLLVALLGVAVVPGVLADPSTDDPVRPGPVTIAEPPAIAAGEVDGGTAELRLTTRIGHGGNPTDNVSVRVRAYDAESGLLATERTVELEELTGDRSVPVNATLRVPREGGYTIETTLFRDGRAVDGDRRSVSGLDALGRDVTFTRSEAVPALSVSVADVDEAANRTTLAVAASLTNDGTVESGDLRVEVVLRQADSNLVADRESTTVTGIGAGETADATTELTVPSAYNYYVDAALYRDGRLVDTARSVANLDPTETIDADETTRDVEFEVGDFEGGDDGRDTPPPADEATRTSTANPGFGPVVAAVAVVGAALLARRRIQS
- a CDS encoding helix-turn-helix domain-containing protein, translated to MTETGEDINDQVKADWKADTTPFERVYEIVEQTHDGQSAAAIADRALVSEPTARRYCKTLVNTGFAETEQDGQTTLYKRNSDRVLMSRIRELRAEVDRAELLDSIQDMKADIRRYEDCYDVVSPEELAQQLDADETDGWDDLTAWRTTRQNLAVAQAALAYDEASHQLAV
- a CDS encoding ABC transporter permease, giving the protein MAILTRDQESTIIGANLLQFPLLFLSSAFLPLAALPRWIQMFARVNPVTYGVDAARSLMVDRDVMTVIEVSWSAAPLDGVVPGVAILAALDLVLGGIAVFLLSRASSSDVR
- a CDS encoding universal stress protein; this encodes MGVMLYVLATNSAERSEVLCDYLEPRLDASDAVHAVNSHRGGDRTTQGELDRGEEALAVVETRLSRVTDVETHQLVRGNSPAEDVIGFVERHDADEIVMGVRKRSTTGKVLFGSVAQDIFMQSPVPMRVVPVDDRR
- a CDS encoding GNAT family protein, whose product is MPGPVFRSGEAVELRTVEDEDAGFLAELVNDPQVRAGTAMATPVSEADEREWIDAVGDDGGVHLLACVDGDPVGIVGLNAPNETWGVAELGYQFAPDAWGNGYATDAASELCAHAFAERRLHKVSAKVYETNPASARVLEKVGFVEEGRHRREAFVDGEHVDVRRFGLLADEWSGGASDD
- a CDS encoding TIGR00300 family protein, which encodes MTVSDVVELEGHIIDSGLMERAFTVVMDLGGEFDIEEFEVGTTKTAESYCRMRVIAPDEDTLYPILHELHQSGATLASPADAELTPAPADNVVPHGFYSTTNHPTDVRIDGEWIGVEDIEMDCAVVVEGVERGEDGTVVVDGEPDVRAETKVLNGIEAGDLVVTGDAGIRVKPPERPRDSSGPFGFMQGGVSAERPSKSLIRDIAEAIAETKAQGGRVLCVAGPAVIHAGGGPGLARLVREGYVDAISAGNGFAVHDMERSRYGTSLGMDVETMEHPRKGHKHHIYTISEVIRAGGIEAAVEEGLVTEGVMYECVSNDRDFVLAGSIRDDGPLPDTITDAVEAQHAIREQAREADLVLMLSSLLHSVAVGNCLPSTTRTVCVDINPATVTQLLDRGSAQAVGMVTDVGTFVPLLAEELLE